In Periplaneta americana isolate PAMFEO1 chromosome 3, P.americana_PAMFEO1_priV1, whole genome shotgun sequence, the following are encoded in one genomic region:
- the LOC138696429 gene encoding damage-control phosphatase ARMT1-like, translating to MSFNDECIDVVTPANAVLSAKYMRSFAYITLKDRLPVTITKVIDHLVRDKEQILSKFGEIAREELKEIIGSFSKLKNELQTNKPFQLLSSDRKDVCLWNAYYQKETEKAGEEPRWYRTSWLYSECYMYRRMQESFEQSVSMKTFDPFRKQKREALLSALSSVVILGEHVLKQLRLKTSSSLEIKNELLRLVKVNLWGNQHDLSLPVESLCSEDPIKNIDRMQDSILVDDSECIWTTLMSPNRESDIVDFVNDNAGYELFTDFCLADALCTFTCIQKVRFHVKALPWFVSDTTEYDFHWVLRILRELSDKSSSLAELATRWEEYLHSGRWIVEVEDFWTLPHVYHEMKDVDPNLYTKLSEAALVIFKGDLNYRKLLGETNWLPAESFATALQGFHPAPLVTLRTVKADLICGLKPGLAECLSEKLPDWMVSGKYAVIQFHGL from the exons CCATTACGAAAGTGATAGACCATTTGGTTAGAGATAAGGAACAGATACTGAGTAAATTTGGGGAG attgCGAGGGAGGAATTGAAGGAGATTATTGGTTCATTTTCAAAGTTGAAAAATGAATTGCAGACAAATAAACCATTTCAGTTGCTCAGTTCCGATAGAAAGGATGTTTGTTTATGGAATGCATATTACCAAAAGGAGACTGAAAAGGCAGGTGAAGAACCACGATGGTACCGAACTTCGTGGCTCTATTCAGAGTGTTACATGTACCGCAGGATGCAAGAGTCATTTGAACAAAG TGTCAGTATGAAAACATTTGATCCATTTCGGAAACAGAAAAGAGAAGCTTTGCTAAGTGCACTTTCTTCTGTGGTTATACTGGGAGAACATGTCCTGAAACAACTACGATTAAAAACTTCATCATCGTTAGAGATTAAAAACGAACTTCTCCGACTAGTAAAG GTGAATTTATGGGGCAATCAACATGATTTGTCTCTTCCTGTTGAGTCCCTCTGTTCTGAAGACCCTATTAAGAACATTGACCGGATGCAGGACTCAATTTTAGTTGATGACTCGGAATGCATATGGACAACACTAATGTCCCCTAACAGAGAGAGTGATATCGTAG attTTGTGAATGACAATGCTGGATATGAATTGTTTACAGATTTCTGCCTAGCAGATGCTCTGTGCACATTCACGTGTATACAAAAAGTTCGTTTTCATGTCAAAGCTCTTCCATGGTTTGTATCAGACACTACAGAGTATGACTTTCACTGGGTGCTGCGAATATTGCGAGAACTTTCTGATAAATCTTCGAGTTTGGCAGAACTTGCTACTAGATGGGAAGAGTACTTGCATTCAGGAAGATGGATTGTGGAAGTCGAAGATTTCTGGACGTTACCACATGTTTACCACGAAATGAAAGATGTAGACCCCAACTTATACACCAAACTCTCAGAAGCTGCACTGGTGATTTTTAAGGGTGATCTTAACTACCGGAAACTATTGGGTGAGACAAATTGGCTGCCAGCAGAGAGTTTCGCGACTGCTCTTCAAGGATTCCACCCTGCTCCTCTAGTGACCCTGCGCACTGTGAAAGCTGATCTTATATGTGGCCTAAAGCCTGGGCTGGCAGAGTGTCTGAGTGAAAAGTTACCAGACTGGATGGTTAGTGGGAAATACGCAGTAATACAGTTTCATGGGTTATAA